From Dehalococcoidia bacterium, one genomic window encodes:
- the ccsB gene encoding c-type cytochrome biogenesis protein CcsB yields the protein MSLEKASVAALWVALALTAGAAVAYWGHLLSARGLLLRVGNGAVLGRWRPPLGMIGTSCTWLALGAMVASLLCRWLASQRPPWANMWEFTAAFTGAVMAFHVLFERAYGQRMRVVGAVVQPLVLALLAVNVAFFPWRVEPLVPALQSRGVLAAHVGIMVLAYGAFTVSFGAAVLQLLQGEGRRFSWLPQAAALDVVAFRSVAVGFPLLTVGIAIGAYWGNMAWGRYWGWDPKETSSLVTWLIYGVYLHLRAVRGWRGMSGAWVLVVAYLSVLFTYFGVNLAISGLHSYAGV from the coding sequence ATGAGCCTAGAGAAGGCATCAGTGGCTGCCTTGTGGGTGGCCCTGGCGCTGACGGCTGGGGCTGCTGTGGCCTATTGGGGGCACCTTCTGTCCGCAAGGGGCCTGCTCTTGAGGGTGGGCAATGGAGCGGTTTTAGGTCGTTGGCGTCCCCCTCTGGGGATGATAGGCACCTCCTGTACCTGGCTAGCCCTGGGTGCCATGGTCGCCTCGCTGCTGTGTCGGTGGCTGGCCAGCCAGCGTCCGCCTTGGGCCAACATGTGGGAGTTCACAGCGGCCTTCACGGGGGCCGTCATGGCCTTCCACGTCCTCTTCGAGAGGGCATATGGGCAAAGGATGAGAGTGGTGGGGGCGGTGGTCCAGCCCCTGGTGCTGGCCCTGCTGGCCGTCAACGTGGCCTTCTTCCCCTGGCGGGTGGAGCCCCTGGTGCCGGCCTTGCAGAGCCGGGGGGTGCTGGCGGCCCATGTGGGCATCATGGTGCTGGCCTATGGCGCCTTCACCGTCTCGTTTGGGGCGGCCGTCCTCCAGCTGCTGCAGGGGGAGGGGAGGAGATTCTCGTGGCTCCCGCAAGCCGCCGCTCTGGACGTGGTGGCCTTTCGCTCGGTGGCGGTGGGGTTCCCCCTTCTGACCGTGGGCATCGCCATCGGGGCCTATTGGGGGAACATGGCCTGGGGCCGTTACTGGGGATGGGACCCCAAGGAGACGTCCTCCCTGGTGACGTGGCTCATCTATGGCGTCTATCTGCACCTGCGGGCGGTGCGGGGCTGGCGGGGCATGTCAGGGGCATGGGTACTGGTGGTGGCCTATTTGAGCGTCCTATTCACATACTTCGGCGTCAACCTGGCCATCTCCGGCCTCCATAGCTATGCGGGGGTCTAG
- a CDS encoding cytochrome c biogenesis protein ResB, with amino-acid sequence MAYVRRWGRDLFSFLVGPRWAVIITAVMAAIALVGVVLPQLPPWAAGDPASVRAWLGEQERRLGPATPWLWRLGLLDVFRAPWFAAGLGLMVASLLAYSFSRLPGLYAFIFRPRKWPPDVYFDTAPQRLEGRGHADVRVLVQGLRRRLYRVEVLGDEAVTYLFADRFPWAHAGTLLAHVAVVVLVLAAAVGRAEAFSIPLMVAEGQVRPVFPTPAHPRQMEVEVTRAWARFDAQGLPLQYAAELAIFRRGEEVARCRVTVNSPCQYGGYRFHLAAYFGFGAEVVVKEASSGRAIYHETVALQMQRPAPYLRAWEEGTGRLAHEGAVALGNPIATGQGLTSSLALLSVAGRDWALVLREGKGEATLLIADAHDLSRAVALAPGEGASLGGVRWELVAIQKAPAAVVADMPTPLGQGEGLLLQMSNVAYGTGNVSQGGRVAVVGGEGPPILILLGLGDRPIALQGGEVARVGQYEYIFLGQRAFVGIEVRRDPSVHLVWAGAALLVLSLVFTFWLPRRRLWARLKGEEVCIVEQGGTGMDLRRELGPLLRRAGVSLRQEVEEDD; translated from the coding sequence GTGGCGTATGTGCGTCGCTGGGGGCGGGACCTTTTCTCTTTCCTGGTGGGGCCGCGGTGGGCAGTCATCATCACCGCCGTGATGGCCGCTATAGCCTTAGTGGGGGTGGTGTTGCCCCAGTTACCCCCTTGGGCGGCAGGAGACCCTGCATCGGTGCGAGCATGGTTGGGGGAGCAGGAAAGGAGGCTGGGGCCGGCCACCCCTTGGTTGTGGCGCCTGGGCCTTTTGGACGTCTTCCGTGCCCCCTGGTTCGCCGCTGGTCTGGGGCTCATGGTGGCCTCCCTCCTGGCCTACTCCTTCAGCCGTCTGCCGGGTCTTTATGCCTTTATCTTCCGGCCTCGTAAGTGGCCTCCTGACGTCTATTTCGATACGGCTCCTCAGAGGTTGGAGGGACGGGGACACGCCGATGTGAGGGTGCTGGTTCAAGGCCTGCGGCGCCGCCTCTACCGGGTGGAGGTGCTAGGGGATGAGGCCGTCACCTATCTCTTTGCCGACCGTTTTCCCTGGGCCCACGCTGGCACCCTTTTGGCCCACGTGGCAGTGGTGGTACTGGTGCTGGCAGCGGCCGTGGGGCGGGCGGAGGCCTTCTCCATCCCCCTCATGGTGGCTGAAGGGCAGGTGAGGCCTGTGTTCCCCACCCCCGCCCATCCGCGGCAGATGGAGGTGGAGGTGACGAGGGCATGGGCCCGCTTCGATGCCCAGGGCCTGCCCCTGCAGTATGCTGCGGAGCTGGCCATCTTCCGGCGGGGGGAGGAGGTGGCCCGCTGCCGCGTCACCGTCAACTCCCCCTGCCAATATGGGGGATACCGCTTCCATTTGGCAGCCTACTTCGGTTTCGGTGCCGAGGTGGTGGTGAAGGAGGCCTCCTCGGGCCGCGCCATCTATCATGAGACGGTGGCTCTCCAGATGCAGCGCCCCGCTCCTTATCTAAGGGCTTGGGAGGAGGGGACGGGGCGCCTGGCCCATGAAGGGGCGGTAGCCCTGGGTAATCCCATCGCCACCGGCCAGGGCCTCACCTCTTCCCTGGCCCTCCTCTCTGTGGCTGGGAGGGACTGGGCGCTGGTCCTCCGCGAGGGCAAAGGGGAGGCCACCCTTCTCATCGCCGATGCCCATGACCTCTCCCGGGCCGTGGCCTTAGCCCCTGGGGAGGGCGCTTCCCTAGGAGGGGTGCGCTGGGAACTGGTGGCCATCCAGAAGGCCCCAGCGGCGGTGGTGGCCGATATGCCCACCCCTCTTGGGCAGGGGGAGGGGCTCCTCCTGCAGATGAGCAATGTGGCCTATGGCACGGGCAACGTCTCCCAAGGGGGCAGGGTGGCCGTGGTAGGGGGGGAGGGGCCGCCCATCCTCATCCTCCTGGGGTTGGGCGATAGGCCCATTGCGCTACAGGGCGGGGAGGTGGCCCGCGTAGGCCAATATGAATACATCTTCTTGGGCCAGAGGGCGTTCGTGGGCATCGAGGTGCGTCGCGACCCCTCCGTCCACTTGGTGTGGGCTGGGGCTGCCCTTCTCGTCCTGAGCCTTGTGTTCACCTTCTGGTTGCCCCGGCGCCGGTTGTGGGCTCGCCTCAAAGGAGAAGAGGTATGTATAGTGGAGCAAGGGGGGACGGGCATGGACCTCAGGCGGGAGCTGGGGCCCCTGCTCCGACGTGCTGGCGTCTCCCTCCGGCAGGAGGTGGAAGAAGATGATTGA
- a CDS encoding M67 family metallopeptidase, producing MALRLPRSFLEEMIAHAQAEAPIECCGIVAGHDGRAVKLYKCRNAEQSPYRYQVDPQDLFRVYRECEEKGWEFLAIYHSHTASEAVPSPTDVRLAFWPETYYLVISLKDPQRPVVRAFRIREGQVQEVEMEVEE from the coding sequence ATGGCCCTGCGCCTTCCTCGCTCCTTCCTGGAGGAGATGATAGCCCACGCCCAGGCTGAGGCCCCCATCGAGTGTTGTGGCATCGTGGCTGGACACGATGGGCGGGCGGTGAAGCTTTACAAGTGCCGCAACGCCGAGCAGAGCCCTTATCGGTATCAGGTGGACCCCCAGGACCTGTTCCGCGTCTACCGGGAGTGCGAGGAGAAGGGGTGGGAGTTCTTGGCCATATACCACTCCCATACCGCCTCCGAGGCCGTGCCATCGCCCACCGACGTGCGCCTGGCCTTCTGGCCAGAGACGTACTACCTGGTCATCTCCCTGAAGGACCCGCAGCGGCCGGTGGTGCGGGCCTTCCGTATCCGTGAGGGGCAGGTGCAGGAGGTGGAGATGGAGGTGGAGGAGTGA
- a CDS encoding redoxin domain-containing protein has protein sequence MKGDLVRRAMIPLLTVAAIAFTIWWLEYRPRGGGEQALDAYGPVDLPPSLATPDREVAPREGALAPDFLLPTLEGKAVRLSDLRGKGVVINFWATWCPPCRKEMPQLVAAYQRYRKEGLEVVAVNVGEPEDRVRQFAEEFGMEFTVALDKIGAVARAYSLLGLPTTFFVDRQGVIRMVHAGAFKEQKEGLGVQEAIGASELEEGILQILR, from the coding sequence TTGAAGGGGGATCTGGTGCGACGGGCCATGATCCCTCTGCTGACGGTAGCGGCCATCGCCTTCACCATCTGGTGGCTGGAGTACAGGCCCCGCGGCGGTGGGGAACAGGCCCTGGACGCTTATGGCCCCGTGGATCTGCCCCCGTCCCTGGCGACGCCGGACAGGGAGGTGGCCCCCCGGGAGGGGGCCCTCGCCCCCGACTTCCTCCTCCCCACCCTAGAGGGAAAGGCGGTGCGCTTGAGCGATTTGCGGGGCAAGGGCGTCGTCATCAACTTCTGGGCCACCTGGTGTCCTCCCTGCCGTAAGGAGATGCCCCAACTGGTGGCCGCATACCAGCGCTACCGAAAGGAGGGGCTGGAGGTGGTGGCCGTCAACGTGGGAGAGCCGGAGGACAGAGTGAGGCAGTTCGCCGAGGAATTCGGCATGGAGTTCACCGTGGCCCTGGACAAGATAGGGGCCGTGGCCAGGGCCTATAGCCTCTTAGGTCTGCCCACTACATTTTTTGTGGACAGACAAGGGGTCATACGCATGGTCCATGCAGGGGCCTTTAAGGAGCAGAAGGAGGGGCTAGGGGTGCAGGAGGCCATCGGTGCCAGCGAGTTGGAGGAGGGCATCCTTCAGATCCTCCGTTGA
- the lgt gene encoding prolipoprotein diacylglyceryl transferase: MIELLSIRIPIDPVPFHIGGLEISWHGILAALGVVIGVTVAARFARREGYTEDQIYNTAVALVVGGIVGARALYVLEHLESFRDDPLDIFAINAGGISIYGALIGGTLGALAYGFWARIPNKLRGADVASLGAIVGMAIGRVGDIINGEHFAEPTSLPWGVRYTHPESPSFARFGPQYVQHPAVAYEMLSDLAIFLVLIWIFRRARPGITFFAWAALYSAMRLGISFLRLDDIVWAGLRTAQIIAIAVLAISLPALLYLWLRQERPRPRAERRRMLRLERRRLAKRSEA, encoded by the coding sequence ATGATTGAGCTCTTATCCATCCGAATCCCTATAGACCCCGTCCCCTTCCACATAGGGGGCCTGGAGATATCCTGGCACGGGATTCTAGCTGCCTTAGGGGTGGTTATCGGGGTGACGGTGGCCGCCCGCTTCGCCCGCCGGGAAGGTTACACTGAAGACCAGATATACAACACGGCGGTGGCCCTGGTGGTGGGGGGGATCGTGGGGGCGCGGGCCCTCTACGTGCTGGAGCACCTGGAGTCCTTCCGGGATGACCCCCTGGATATCTTCGCCATCAACGCAGGGGGCATCTCCATATATGGAGCTCTCATCGGCGGCACCTTGGGAGCCCTGGCCTACGGCTTCTGGGCCCGCATCCCCAACAAGCTGCGAGGGGCGGACGTGGCCTCCCTGGGGGCCATCGTGGGCATGGCCATAGGCAGGGTGGGCGATATCATCAATGGCGAACACTTCGCCGAGCCCACAAGCCTTCCCTGGGGTGTGCGCTACACTCACCCCGAGAGCCCCAGCTTCGCACGCTTCGGGCCGCAATATGTGCAGCATCCGGCGGTGGCCTATGAGATGCTGAGCGACCTGGCCATCTTCCTCGTCCTGATATGGATATTCCGGCGAGCTAGGCCTGGGATCACCTTCTTCGCCTGGGCCGCCCTCTATTCGGCCATGCGCCTGGGCATCAGCTTCCTACGGTTGGATGACATCGTGTGGGCGGGGCTGCGTACGGCCCAGATCATCGCCATCGCCGTGCTGGCCATAAGCCTCCCCGCCCTGCTCTATCTGTGGCTGCGACAGGAGAGGCCGCGGCCGCGAGCGGAGAGAAGGCGCATGTTGCGCCTGGAGCGGCGTCGCTTGGCCAAGCGCAGCGAGGCTTGA